Proteins co-encoded in one Archangium lipolyticum genomic window:
- the ligD gene encoding DNA ligase D: MRTYREKRDFTSTSEPAPEVPAPRGGSGPVFVVHKHDATRLHYDLRLEIDGVLVSWAIPKGPSYDPADKRLAVQTEDHPLAYATFEGRIPEGSYGAGDSILWDSGTFDTVPPGQASEQLSRGRLHVALHGQKLEGEWHLIRTRPSGKKAQWLCFKAKDGTERAGYDVAQERPESVKSGQSVTRGPTRRTRKPTAKSARKASPSRRVARVRTPEALLERVGSPMLATLAQVDATEGADWLFEVKYDGFRALAGLQGGRVALQSRGGKDLSLRFPAIARALETLGEHEAVVDGEIVALDAQGRSRFQLLGQGAEERFVIFDLLWLEGEDLRALPLEERRERLERLLARVKPPVVLAERVEGSASEALAEARRNEWEGVMAKRVGSPYTPGRSATWLKLKVQANQEVAIVGFTPMANERPELGSLLVAVREGEGWHYAGKVGTGYSAKVRRELLTRLSRDVVKKPPVEDAPFVRDALRNEEARWVKPRYVAQVAFTEWTEDGRLRHPSFQGLRNDKRPEECVRERPRSTPVGGPGTKKSTARGPHRRTGTKARRGTAAAGRTAVARKEQEATTSRAGRTPLVALTHGERVLFPEPGFTKADVFAYFRDVAPLMVPALAGRPLALQQWPRGVDEPGFFRQGVKGTPDWLTTACIHHETKDLPHVVVDRPESLLWLANQSALTLHIWSSRVGHLEEPDWVFFDLDPGSGTFDDLIQLTTSLRRYLEGLELNSVPKTSGKRGLHVLVPLAPGHTYEQVLEFAHATFEELARKHPELATTARAKSQRQGRLYLDADQNAWGKTLVAPYSLRALPHAPVSTPLKWSEVTRRLDPTRFTLGTMRRRLDKVGELFAPALAGGQKLPSPSRAASKRRR; the protein is encoded by the coding sequence TTGCGTACCTACCGTGAGAAGCGTGACTTCACCAGCACTTCCGAGCCCGCCCCGGAGGTTCCGGCTCCACGCGGTGGGAGTGGACCCGTCTTCGTGGTGCACAAGCACGACGCCACGCGGCTGCATTACGATCTGCGGCTGGAGATAGACGGGGTGCTGGTGAGCTGGGCCATTCCGAAGGGCCCCAGCTACGACCCCGCCGACAAGCGGCTGGCGGTGCAGACCGAAGACCATCCGCTGGCCTACGCCACCTTCGAGGGCCGCATCCCCGAGGGCAGCTATGGGGCGGGGGATTCGATTCTCTGGGACTCGGGCACCTTCGACACGGTGCCGCCGGGCCAGGCCTCCGAGCAGCTCTCGCGGGGACGTCTGCACGTGGCGCTGCACGGACAGAAGCTCGAGGGGGAGTGGCACCTCATCCGCACGCGTCCCAGCGGGAAGAAGGCGCAGTGGTTGTGCTTCAAGGCCAAGGACGGCACCGAGCGGGCCGGCTACGACGTCGCGCAGGAGCGCCCCGAGTCCGTGAAGTCCGGGCAGAGCGTCACCCGCGGGCCTACGCGCCGCACCCGGAAGCCCACGGCGAAGTCCGCGCGCAAGGCGAGTCCCTCGCGCCGGGTGGCACGGGTGCGCACGCCCGAGGCCCTGCTGGAGCGGGTGGGGTCGCCCATGCTGGCGACGCTCGCCCAGGTGGACGCCACCGAGGGGGCCGACTGGCTCTTCGAGGTGAAGTACGACGGCTTCCGCGCGCTCGCCGGGCTCCAGGGAGGCAGGGTCGCGCTTCAGTCGCGCGGCGGGAAGGATCTGTCCCTCCGCTTCCCGGCCATTGCCCGGGCGCTCGAGACGCTCGGCGAGCACGAGGCGGTGGTGGACGGAGAAATCGTGGCCCTGGACGCACAGGGGCGCTCTCGCTTCCAACTGCTCGGCCAGGGCGCCGAGGAGCGCTTCGTCATCTTCGACCTGCTGTGGCTCGAGGGAGAGGACCTGCGCGCCCTGCCGCTGGAGGAGCGCCGGGAGCGGCTCGAGCGGCTGCTCGCGCGGGTGAAGCCACCGGTGGTGCTCGCCGAGCGGGTGGAGGGCAGCGCGAGCGAGGCGCTGGCGGAGGCGAGACGGAACGAGTGGGAAGGCGTCATGGCCAAGCGCGTGGGCAGCCCCTACACGCCGGGCCGGAGCGCCACGTGGCTCAAGCTGAAGGTGCAGGCCAACCAGGAGGTGGCCATCGTGGGGTTCACGCCCATGGCCAACGAGCGGCCGGAGCTCGGCTCGCTGCTGGTGGCGGTGCGTGAGGGTGAGGGCTGGCACTACGCGGGCAAGGTGGGCACGGGCTACAGCGCGAAGGTGCGGCGCGAGCTGCTCACGCGTCTGTCGCGCGACGTGGTGAAGAAGCCGCCGGTGGAGGACGCGCCCTTCGTACGGGACGCCCTGCGCAACGAGGAGGCGCGCTGGGTGAAGCCGCGCTACGTGGCCCAGGTAGCCTTCACCGAGTGGACCGAGGATGGCCGTCTGCGCCATCCCTCCTTCCAGGGTTTGCGCAACGACAAGCGCCCCGAGGAGTGCGTGCGGGAGCGGCCGCGCAGCACGCCGGTGGGTGGGCCGGGCACGAAGAAGTCCACGGCGCGAGGCCCCCACCGGCGGACCGGGACCAAGGCGCGCCGGGGGACGGCGGCCGCGGGCAGGACCGCCGTGGCCCGGAAGGAGCAGGAGGCCACCACTTCCAGGGCGGGCCGTACGCCGCTGGTGGCGCTCACCCATGGAGAGCGGGTCCTCTTCCCCGAGCCCGGCTTCACCAAGGCGGACGTGTTCGCCTACTTCCGGGACGTGGCGCCCCTGATGGTGCCGGCGCTCGCCGGACGGCCGCTCGCGCTGCAACAGTGGCCGCGCGGAGTGGACGAGCCCGGCTTCTTCCGCCAGGGGGTGAAGGGCACGCCGGACTGGCTCACCACCGCGTGCATCCACCACGAGACGAAAGACCTGCCCCACGTGGTGGTGGACCGGCCCGAGTCGCTGTTGTGGCTCGCCAACCAGTCCGCGCTCACCCTGCACATCTGGTCGAGCCGGGTGGGGCACCTGGAGGAGCCGGATTGGGTGTTCTTCGATCTGGACCCGGGCAGTGGGACCTTCGATGACCTCATCCAGTTGACCACCTCGTTGCGGCGCTACCTGGAGGGGTTGGAACTGAACAGCGTGCCCAAGACCTCTGGCAAGCGGGGCCTGCACGTGCTGGTGCCGCTCGCTCCCGGGCACACCTACGAGCAGGTCCTGGAGTTCGCCCACGCGACGTTCGAGGAGCTCGCCCGGAAGCACCCGGAGCTGGCCACCACCGCACGAGCCAAGAGCCAGAGACAGGGGCGGCTGTACCTGGACGCGGACCAGAACGCCTGGGGCAAGACGCTCGTGGCGCCGTACTCGCTGCGCGCCCTGCCGCACGCTCCGGTGTCCACGCCCCTGAAGTGGTCCGAGGTGACCCGGCGGTTGGATCCCACCCGCTTCACCCTCGGCACGATGCGCCGGCGCCTGGACAAGGTGGGAGAGCTGTTCGCCCCGGCACTGGCCGGCGGGCAGAAGCTGCCTTCACCCTCCCGGGCCGCATCGAAGCGCCGACGGTAG
- a CDS encoding sigma 54-interacting transcriptional regulator has product MNEGQLDDVTTLSRPKRSVGAQSVRLVPALTIVSHPDMWRVGEQLLLREVLAGGEVSLSRMAPEFVRPGGAPGAPLADRGLSRKPLRFMSAGEGRLRLLVEEGGTQVVAGEPIRGGREFGPEELTAGVPLELAERVVLLLHLMEPETDEPSPDALGMVGESASTRRVRAHIEQIADLEVPVLIRGETGTGKELVARAIHERSKRRGEKFISVNLGAIPKELAAAELFGAHKGAYTGATRDREGFFRAAQGGTLFLDEVGEAPPEVQVMLLRVLETGEMYPVGGHTPLTTDVRLVAATDANLEARIQEGRFKAPLLHRLTGYDIRVPPLRERREDIGLLFLHFAREELEAIGESWRLSHTDSSAEPWLPASLAARLVRYSWPGNIRQLRNVVRQLVIASRGLPHLRVDPRIERELGSALPFPAGRALTAPETPTPRTPPVPRRKPSDITEQELIAALRENSWDLKPTADQLGISRTSIYDLIERSKSIRTAGDLSTEEITRCHHECQGNLDAMVERLEVSKQALRRRIKELGLEP; this is encoded by the coding sequence ATGAATGAAGGTCAGCTGGATGACGTGACCACACTCAGCCGGCCGAAACGGAGCGTCGGCGCTCAATCCGTTCGCCTCGTTCCAGCCCTGACCATCGTCTCGCATCCCGACATGTGGCGGGTGGGAGAGCAGCTCCTGCTGCGCGAGGTGCTCGCCGGTGGAGAGGTGTCCCTGTCCCGGATGGCGCCGGAGTTCGTGCGGCCCGGTGGCGCCCCGGGAGCACCCCTCGCCGATCGCGGCCTGAGCAGGAAGCCGCTGCGCTTCATGTCCGCCGGAGAGGGGCGGCTGCGGCTGCTCGTCGAGGAGGGGGGCACCCAGGTGGTGGCGGGCGAGCCGATCCGGGGAGGCCGGGAGTTCGGACCCGAGGAGCTGACCGCGGGCGTTCCGCTCGAGCTCGCCGAGCGCGTGGTGCTCCTCCTGCACCTGATGGAGCCCGAGACGGACGAGCCCTCCCCGGACGCGCTGGGCATGGTGGGTGAGAGCGCGAGCACCCGGCGCGTGCGCGCGCACATCGAGCAGATCGCCGACCTGGAGGTCCCGGTGCTCATCCGGGGCGAGACGGGAACGGGCAAGGAGCTGGTGGCTCGCGCCATCCACGAGCGGAGCAAGCGCCGGGGCGAGAAGTTCATCAGCGTGAACCTGGGCGCCATCCCCAAGGAGCTGGCCGCCGCGGAGCTCTTCGGCGCGCACAAGGGTGCCTATACGGGCGCCACGCGGGACCGCGAGGGCTTCTTCCGCGCCGCCCAGGGGGGCACCCTGTTCCTCGACGAGGTGGGTGAAGCGCCCCCCGAAGTCCAGGTGATGCTGCTGCGCGTGCTGGAGACGGGCGAGATGTACCCGGTGGGCGGGCACACGCCCCTGACCACGGACGTGCGCCTCGTCGCCGCGACGGATGCCAACCTGGAGGCGCGCATCCAGGAGGGACGCTTCAAGGCCCCGCTGCTGCACCGGCTGACCGGCTATGACATCCGCGTGCCCCCGCTGCGCGAGCGCCGCGAGGACATCGGTCTGCTCTTCCTCCACTTCGCCCGCGAGGAGCTCGAGGCCATCGGCGAGTCCTGGCGCCTGTCCCACACCGATTCCTCCGCCGAGCCGTGGCTGCCGGCCTCGCTGGCGGCCCGCCTCGTCCGCTACTCCTGGCCCGGCAACATCCGCCAGCTGCGCAACGTGGTCCGGCAGCTGGTCATCGCCAGCCGGGGCCTGCCCCACCTGCGGGTCGATCCCCGGATCGAGCGCGAGCTGGGCTCCGCCCTGCCCTTCCCCGCCGGACGCGCCCTCACCGCCCCGGAGACGCCGACACCCAGGACCCCCCCCGTCCCCCGCCGCAAACCCTCGGACATCACCGAGCAGGAGCTCATCGCCGCACTGCGGGAGAACTCCTGGGACCTCAAACCCACGGCGGATCAGCTCGGCATCTCCCGGACCTCCATCTATGACCTGATCGAGCGCAGCAAGAGCATCCGGACCGCGGGAGACCTGAGCACGGAGGAGATCACCCGTTGCCACCACGAGTGTCAGGGCAACCTGGACGCCATGGTGGAGCGCCTGGAGGTCTCCAAGCAGGCCCTGCGCCGCCGCATCAAGGAGCTGGGGCTCGAGCCCTGA
- a CDS encoding cyclic nucleotide-binding domain-containing protein, whose amino-acid sequence MALTEFRRLESEGRTQEALAGYEGLAKAWAHGSQLLRAIVACKALSRLGPAPLRIQSLIASLYARQGVSPSNEGTGPLSSAELESLLERENPALSVPIFSMLDRDAFVALLDAVEVRTFAAGQTVVREGEPGASMVFMAEGRADIVRTLEDGSRQAGPSVVEGGAFGELTLLVEGPRSAGLVAAVPSVLLELTRERLVEVAGRHPLLIRVVEAFCRRRAVDNLLRTHPMFSLLPYEQQRVVAREFRLQRVEAGTTLLTAGATGDAVYLLLRGRCTPYHVHPDGHETPYPVLREGDVLGEISLLLDKPVTAMVRADVQCLLLRLDRSACERHIFSQPGMRDALMRIGAERLRRTARVLAERSLPEGDPGL is encoded by the coding sequence GTGGCGCTCACCGAGTTCCGGCGACTCGAATCGGAGGGGCGCACGCAGGAGGCCCTCGCTGGCTACGAGGGGCTCGCGAAGGCCTGGGCCCATGGCAGCCAACTGCTGCGCGCCATCGTGGCGTGCAAGGCGCTGTCGAGGCTCGGACCGGCCCCCCTCCGCATCCAGTCCCTCATCGCGAGCCTCTACGCGCGCCAGGGCGTGAGCCCGTCCAACGAGGGCACGGGGCCGCTGTCCTCCGCCGAGCTGGAGTCCCTGCTGGAGCGGGAGAACCCGGCGTTGTCGGTGCCCATCTTCTCGATGCTGGACCGCGACGCGTTCGTGGCGCTGCTCGACGCGGTGGAGGTGCGCACGTTCGCGGCCGGCCAGACGGTGGTGCGCGAGGGCGAGCCGGGCGCGTCGATGGTCTTCATGGCGGAGGGGCGCGCGGACATCGTGCGGACGCTGGAGGACGGCTCGCGGCAGGCGGGGCCCTCGGTGGTGGAGGGCGGGGCCTTCGGGGAGCTGACGCTGCTGGTCGAGGGGCCACGGTCGGCGGGGCTGGTGGCGGCGGTGCCCTCCGTGCTGCTGGAGCTGACGAGGGAGCGGCTGGTGGAGGTCGCCGGCCGGCATCCGCTGCTGATACGGGTGGTGGAGGCCTTCTGCCGGAGGCGCGCGGTGGACAACCTGCTGCGCACCCACCCGATGTTCTCGCTGCTACCGTACGAGCAGCAGCGGGTGGTGGCGCGCGAGTTCCGGCTCCAGCGGGTGGAGGCGGGCACGACGCTGCTCACCGCCGGAGCCACCGGAGACGCCGTCTACCTGCTGCTGCGTGGCCGTTGCACCCCCTACCATGTGCACCCGGACGGCCACGAGACGCCCTACCCGGTGCTGCGCGAGGGCGACGTGCTCGGGGAGATCTCCCTGCTGCTGGACAAGCCGGTGACGGCCATGGTGCGGGCGGACGTCCAGTGCCTGCTGCTGCGGCTCGATCGTTCGGCGTGCGAGCGGCACATCTTCAGCCAGCCGGGCATGCGGGATGCGCTGATGCGGATCGGCGCCGAGCGCCTGCGGCGGACCGCCCGGGTGCTCGCGGAGCGCTCCCTGCCCGAGGGCGACCCGGGCCTGTAG